GAGTCTCCACGGTCGACGCCGTTCGGGGGCTGGCCCTCTGCGGCATCCTCGTCACCAACATCCCGCAGATCATCCTGATGCCGAGAATGGTCGACGGCGAGCCGCTGCCGATCCCGACGGTGCTGGAGTTGACCGCCCACCAGCGGTTCTTCCCGATCTTCGCCTTCCTGTTCGGACTGAGCTTCGCGCTCTTCCTCGACAGTGCGGAGCGTCGAACCGAAGGCGGGCGCCGCCTGCTGCCGACGGTCCGGCGGCTGATCGCCCTGGCCGTGCTCGGCCTCGTGCACCAGCAGTTCCAGCCCGGCGAGGCGCTGCTGACCTACGCGATCGTGGGCGCGGTGGTGCTGGTGCCCGCGAGCCTGCTGCCGAGGCCGCTGGTCCTCGTCGGCGGACTTGCGGGCACGCTGCTCCCCGTGTCGATCTTCGGCGGGGGCGTCCTGCTCGTTCCCGGACTCTTCCTCCTCGGTATGGCCACCGCTCGCTACGGCATCGTGCACACCCTGGCGCGGCGCGGTCGTGCGCTTGCGGTGCTCTGCCTCGGCGCGGCGATCGTGGCGGCGGTGGCGCTGCCGATCCAGGCGGGCGATCTGATGAACAGCGGCTTCAACGCCTCGTCCGGCATCGCAGGCGTCGCGTTGGCCGTGGTGTACGTGACCGGCCTGCTCCTGTTGCTGCGGACGCCGCTCGGCGCGGGACTGTCGGCGGTCTTCACACCGCTCGGTCGGATGGCGTTGACCAACTACCTGTCCGCGACGGCGCTGATCCTGCTCGCCGCCGGGCCGCTCGACCTGTCGAACTCGACCCGCTGGGGCGTCATGCTGCTGCTGGCCCTGGGCATCCTGGTGGTGCAGTGCGCGGCGAGCAGCTGGTGGCTGCGCCGCTTCGCCTACGGGCCCCTCGAGTGGATCTGGCGCTGCGTCACCTGGTGGGAGATCGTGCCGAACCGGCGCGTCGCAGGCTGAGAGCCTGTCTTTAATCCCGCCTGTCCTGTTGCGCGCAGCAGGACAGCAGGAATCGAAGATCGGCTCCGAGGTGTTCGACCGCTTCGTGCGGCCGAGGTCGCGCGGAGCCCGACCGCCGCCGATGCGAGGATGCCGGGATGGGCGGGCAGCAGGAACCGGCGTCGGGACTCGATCCGGAGCAGCGAGCGGCGGTCCTGGCTCCGCGCGGCCCGGTCTGTGTGCTGGCGGGCGCCGGGACCGGGAAGACCCGCACGATCACCCGCCGGATCGCGTACCTGGTCCGGCAGGGGCACGTCGCACCGGGCCAGGTGCTCGCGGTCACCTTCACCAAACGGGCGGCCGCCGAGATGCGCACCCGGCTGCGGGCGCTGGACGCCACGGGGGTGCAGGCACTCACCTTCCACGCTGCGGCGCTGCGGCAGCTGCGGTACTTCTGGCCGAGGGTGATCGGCGACGACCAGTGGCGGCTGCTGGACAGCAAGCTGCCGGTGGTCGCGCAGGCGGCCAGGCGCGCGGGTGCAGGCACCGATCGCGAGACGCTACGCGACCTGGCGAGCGAGATCGAGTGGAGCAAGGCCTCGCTCATCACCCCGGAGGACTACCCCGCCGCCGTCGCGCGGGTGCACCGGGCCACGCCTGCCCCCGCCGAACAGGTCGTCGCCGTCTACGCGACCTATGAGCGGCTCAAGAACGAGGCGAGCGCACTGGACTTCGATGACCTCCTGCTGCACACGGCGGCCGTCATGGAGGAGCACGGCGACGTCGCCGAGGAGTTCCGTGATCGCTATCGCAGCTTCGTGGTCGACGAGTATCAGGACGTCACGCCGCTGCAGCAGCGGGTGTTGAACGCGTGGCTTGGCGAACGAGACGACCTGACGGTGGTCGGCGATGCGAACCAGACGATCTACTCCTTCGCGGGCGCTTCGGCGCGTCCGCTGCTCGACTTTCCGCGTCGCTTCCCCGAGGCTGCGGTGATCCGGCTGGAACGCGACTACCGCTCGACGCCGGAGATCGTGTCGCTGGCCAATCGGGTGATCGAGATGGCGCGGAACCGGCCTGCCGGGTCGCGGCTGCGGCTGATCGGTCAGCGCCCGTCCGGTCCGCCGCCCGCCTTCACCGAGCACGACGACGAGTCGGCCGAGGCGGCTGCGGTGGCCAGACGGATCAAGAACCTCCTCGCGGCGGGCACCTCGGCGGGCGAGATCGCGATCCTGTTCCGGGTGAATGCGCAGTCGGAGGTCTACGAACAGGCCCTGAGCGAGGCCGACATCCCGTATCAGGTGCGCGGTGGTGAGCGCTTCTTCGCCAGGCCGGAGGTCCGGCAGGCGATGGCGGCCCTGCGCACCGACGGCGCGCTGTCGGAGGATCGGCCGCTTCCGGTGCGGGTGCGGGCGGTGCTGGCGCGGCTCGGCCTCGGGGAGCAGCCGCCGGAGGGCGGCGCGGCGCGGGAGCGCTGGGAATCGTTGCGGGCACTGGCGGAGCTGGCCGAGGAGACCGCGAGCATCGCACCGGAGACCGACCTCGCGCGGTTCGTCATCGAGCTGGACATGCGTGCCGAGGCCCGGCATCCCCCTGCGATGGAGGGCGTCACGCTGGCGTCGCTGCATGCCGCGAAGGGCCTGGAGTGGGATGCGGTGTTCCTGGTCGGGCTGGCCGAGGGCACGCTGCCGATTCACCAGGCCGACGGGGACGACGCCGCAGTGGAGGAGGAGCGCAGGCTCTTCTACGTCGGCGTCACCCGAGCGCGGCACCATCTGTCGCTGTCGTGGGCACTGGCCAGGGCGGAGGGCGGCAGGCGCTATCGGCGGCGTAGCCGTTTCCTGTACGGGCTGGTTCCGGAGGATCATCCGTCGTCTTCGATCGGCAGGGCGAGTGCGGGCCGGGTGTCCTCGCGTGCCGAGGCGGCCCGGTGTCGGGTCTGCGCCTCGGCGTTGACGGCGACCATGGCGATCAAGCTGGGCCGGTGCGAACACTGCCCGGCCGATCTCGATCAGGATCTGCTGGATCGGCTGCGTGCCTGGCGCGGCGATCGAGCGCGGAAGCTGGGCGTTCCGGGCTTCGTGGTGCTCACCGACGCGACGCTGACGGCCATCGCCGAGCAGCGTCCCTCCGACGTCGCCGCGCTGGTGCGGATTCCCGGGATCGGCGCCACCAAGCTCGATCGCTTCGGCGGTGAGGTGATCTCCCTGGTGCTCGGTGCGGGTGCCGGCTCCTGATGATGTCACCTGATCGGACTAGTGGCGGGTGGGCGTCCTGCGGCGTCGACTCACCGCGTCCGACGTGAGCCTTCGGCGCCGAGCTGTACCGGGTCGCGAACGGTCTCGGTGCCGTCACCTGCGGAGATGTCGAGGGACTGCCGGGTGATCGGATGAATTCAAGATCATCAAGAAAACCCTCGGAAAATAAGTTGCGCGCGTCCGTGCGCGCCCCATAACCTGCATCAGGCAGGCCGAGAAGGCCTGGTGACGTTCTTCGATCCCCGGAAGGAGGCGGCCGAGATGAGGCAGCTCAACATCCCAGTGACCCCCGGCCGTCGGCTGTCCGGGGTTACTGCCGTGTTCTGGGGAGACGGTCGCGCGCGTCGCGTTCACGATCAGGTGGCAATGGCCATCTCTGGGTGGGCGCTGTCTTCGCGCGTTGCCAAGCAGGACACACGGCCGAACGGCGTGAGCCCGTTCGCCATCGAACGAACCCATCCTGTCCGCGCAGGAGCGCAGTCTCTGACCTAGTCAGGTAAGACTGATCGATCAGGCCGCGGACTCCAATCGGAATCCGCGGCCTTCTTGTCGTCTTCGGACGACTTGGGCTGTCGCGGGCCCGATGAGAATTCGATGAAGATCAGAAGGAGAACGCATGTCTACCGCGACCGTCTCTCTGGCGCGAGACGTTCTGCCGGGACCGAGGGAATCCGACTCCAGCGTGGTCGGTATGGGCGACCTGCTGGTCGCCGTTCCCGACGACGAGACCGAGCTGCCCTGCCGTGTTCAGGACCCCGACCTGTGGTTTGCGGAGAACCCGGCCGAGCTTGCGCGGGCCAAGCAGCTCTGCGAGACCTGCCCGATCATGGCCGCGTGTCTGGCCGGTGCGCTTGCCCGGCGGGAGCCGTGGGGCGTATGGGGCGGTGAGATCTTCGAGAGGGGATCGGTCATCGCCAAGAAGCGGCCTCGGGGCAGGCCGAGGAAGGCCGACAGCCCGATCATCACCGGAAAGGGGGCAGCGGCATGAACGACACCGCCTACCTGCGTGCTCGCACGGTCCACGTCCCCGGCGCCGACGTCATGACGCATCTGCCGGATGCGCTCACCCGCGCTCGAATACGAGAGTTGGAAGACGAGATACATCGATGTCGAATAGCGGCTCGATTTCGACGGCGCGGCCGATGGCGCAGGCTGTCGGCGTTCATCGCGAAGCGAGTCGCTGCCGCCGATCGCTCCTTGAGCTGAGTCGGTGAACCAGGCCGGGCGGGCCGTCGATCCGAGGATCGGCGGCCCGCCCGGCTTCGTCGTCTCCGGGGTGCGCACGGTGTGTTCGGTGACCGTCGGCGGGCCTCGGGCGCCGACCGACGGCGGGCGGGGCGTCGTCGCTCTGGTCCGGGCCAAGGTCCTCGACGGTCCCGATCGCGACGCCTTGTCCTCAGTGGAGTGGCAACAGCGCCATGACCAGTGCCGACGGCGCCTGGAAGCGATGAACCCGGCCGATCGGCAGGTTTGGACGGTCGACTGGCTGCCCCGTCGCGAACAGCTTCGGGAGGCGACGATGCGCGTGGTGACCTGATCCAGTCCGACCCCAGGCGGCCGGGTCGGTGGGGCCCGTTCCGGGGTGGGGGCGCTCCACCCGCAGGCGATGATTACAATGAACATATGTTCATTTAAAAATCGAGCCGAGTGAAGGTGTCAGTGCCCAGAACCAAGGAGCAGTACGAGGCCCTGCGGGTCGCCAGTCTGGAGAAGGTGCAGGCCGCTGCGGTCAGCCTCTTCGCCCGCCGGGGGTTCGCCGCCACGAGCATGCGGGACATCGCGCGGGTGGCAGGCATCAGCACGGGCTTGATCTACCGGCACTACGAGACGAAGGAGGAACTCTTCGGCGCGCTGGTCGACGTCGCGGCGGTCGGTCTGCACCGCGTCGTCGAGCAGTTCGACAGCGATGACTCGCCCGCCGAGCTTCTCGCCGAGTTCACCCGACTCTTCCTCGCCGACCTCACCGGAGACGGTGCCTTCGCCGAGTTCTTCCTGATCATGAACCAGGCGTTCGTGACGCAGGATGAATCGCCCCAGCTCCGACGGCTCCGCGCGGAGCACGTCCTGATGGTCGACGCCGTCATCGCGCTAATCGGCCGGGGCCAAGACCTCGGCGAGTTCACGAGCGGCGACCCGGCGGAGCTGGCGAGCTGCTACCTGGCCGCGCTCAGCGGACTGACGACGATGCGGCTCGTGCCGGGCACTCCGCTCGTCGTGCCCACCCCGTCGACCCTACTGAGCCTTCTGATCCGATAGGACGACCATGATCGAGGTAATACCGGCAGTCGAACTCGGCCAGAACAGTCGACGGACGATCGCCGAGATCTATTCCGACGCCTTTCGCGACGACTTCGCCTATTTCAGCAAGGACCTCGGGGTCCTCGCGGATGCCTTCGAGCACATGATGGTCCCGGAGCTCTTCTACGTCGCTCTGATCGACGGGACCCCGGCAGGAATCACCGCGTGCACGGACGGCAGACAGCAGTGCGTCACGCTGGACGGACGGCAACTGCGCAGGCACTTCGGGCTGGTCAAGGGATCGATCGCCTCCGCAGTGTTCGCGCGGGAGTTCTCCACCGCCGTGCCGAACATGACGCCCTCCAGCGCGTCGCTCGAATTCGTCGGGACGGCGGCGGCGTATCGGGGACGGGGCGTGGCGAAGGCGATCCTGCATCATCTGCTCGCCCTGCCGCAGTACGACGACTACCGACTCGAATACATCTCAGACATTAATGCGCCCGCCCTGGGCCTGTATACGAAGCTGGGATTTACCGAATACCGGCGGAAGAAGGTCCGACACACCAGGATGACCGGCATCAACCACTACATCTCCATGAAGCTTGTGCAGAGCTGACCTCGGTGACTGCCTGCCGAGGCCGGGCGCCGGGCGATCTCCGGCATCGACGGGCTCGTGGGGCCTCGTGGTTGTCGGACGCCTCCTTTGACGGTGCCTCCTCCGACGGTGCCTCCTCCGACGACGGCGATCGACACCGGTCGTCGTCGGCGGGCGGCTCCCGGCCTCGGAGAATCGCGGGACTGCGGAGTGCTGGGCATTCGGCAGGGATCGCGTCGACGGAGAAGGCGCCGCCACCGAGCCGCAGGGCGGGGATCGACTGGTCGGGCACCGCCGGAGGCCGCCCGCGAGTGCGCCGTCTCCGGCGGTCGGCGTCACTCCCGGGCGGGCGGCTCGAGTCGGGCGTCGCGCCGACGGCCTGTCCGAGTGTTCGGCAGGCGAGAAGGATCAGGACTGCTCGGCGAAGCCGGGCTGCCAGGCGGTGACGATCTGCCGGGCGGGCACCCTGGCACCCAGTTGGCAGAGGATGCCGGTCGCGCCCAGCGTCACGCGGTGGGTGATGAGGTAGTCGGGCGGCAGGTTCAACGACCGGCCGGTGCGGAAGTCGCTGCCCTGGAGGTTGCTCACCCGCTCGGCCTGCTTCTGCAGCCATGGCCGGGTGAAATGGAAGACCTCGCTGGTCAGCGGCTCGACGAAGGGTGCGAGATAGGCCAGCACGTCCTCCGCGAGCAGCTCACGATCGGGCTGAACGAAGTTCTCCGCACGCAGCAGGTCCAGCAGATCGTCCGATCGCTGCTCCAGCGCGAGCCGGACCATCCGGCCCAACGTCCTGGGCAGCCCGTCGGGCAGCCTGGCCACCGCCCCGAAGTCGAGCACGCAGATCCTGCCGTCCGCCTGGAGCATGAAGTTGCCGGGATGCGGGTCGCCGTGCAGGAGACCGGTTCGCGCCGGGGAGGAGAAGTGGAAGAGCGACAGCATCTGCCCGGCCTGGTCGCGATCCTTCTGGCTGCCGTCGCGAATGATCGACGCGAACGGGGTGCCCTCCACCCATTCCGACACCACCACCTTCGGCGCGCTGGCGATGACGTGGGGGATCAGCACATGCTCGTCGTCCTCGAATCCCGCCGCGAAGCGACGCTGATTGTCGGCCTCGCCCCGGTAGTCCAGCTCCTCCGCCATCCGCGCCTGAAGCTCGGCCAGCAACGGTTTGACCTCGGTGCCGGGGACGAGCATCTGGAACAGCCTGCTGAACCGCTGCAGCTGACGAAGATCGGCGAGCAGGGCCTCGTCGGCGCCGGGGTACTGCACCTTCACCGCGACCTCGCGGCCGTCGTGCCAGGTGGCCCTGTGCACCTGTCCGATGCTCGCCGCGGCGGCCGCCTCGTCGTCGAACTCGGCGAATCGGGTGGACCACCGACTGCCGAGCTGCTCGGCGAGCACGCGGTGCACGCTCTTGGCAGGCATCGGCGGCGCTGCGGACTGAAGCTTGGTCAACGCCTCCCGATAGGGCTCGGCCATCTCATCGGGAACGGCGGCCTCGAAGACGCTCAGCGCCTGGCCGAACTTCATCGCGCCGCCCTTGAGCTGGCCGAGGACGGCGAAGATCTGTTCCGCCGTCTTCGCGGTGACGTCGGCGTTGACTTCCTCGGCACTACGGCCCGCCAGCCGTCGTCCCCAGCCCGCCGCGACACGTCCTGCGGCGTTGAGCGGCAGGCTGGCGAGCTTCGCAGTGCGCTGTACGGTCCGACGTGGGAGGTCGTTCACGGCTTCATTCTCTCGCGATCTCCGGGGTGAACGCAGCTCTTCTCGGCGGCTGATTCGGAAAGCGATCGATCCGGACGCCCGGGCAGCGGTCGGTGAACCCCCTCGCGCCGCAGGGACAGTCGGGATGCGGCGGCCGAGGATGCCTGCGCAGACGTGCGGAGAACGGGTCGATCTCCACCGCCGCGTTCCACACCGACGGCGGGGCGGCGGCCGTCCGGCCGTGCAGGAAGAGCAGACTCTGTGCCACCGCCAGTGCCGCGACCGCCGAGGTGCCCGCAGCGTCCGTTCGCTGGGTGCGGCCCGCGAGCTGCGTCGCCAGTACGGGCCATTGTGGATCGGCTACGCAACGATGCCGGTCGGCGCACTCGAGGCAGCTCGATCGGCCGGGCACGACGAGCGGTCCGACCATGCCGCCCTCGGCGACCGTGACGAGCAGGTGCGGGGTCCGCTCGACGACCAGTTCGGCCACCACGGCCGGGTCCGGTACGAGCGAGTCGGTCAGCAGCACGAGGTCGGGCCTGCGACGGGCGGTCAGCGCAGTGGTCCTGGTTCCCGCCGCGAGTCGTTCGACCATGGTTCGGGCGGTCTCGGCGCGGTCCCTGCCCACGGTGTCCTCGGTGAGCGGGAGGCCGATGTCCTCGGGCGTGACCTGCCCGGACGGCTGGGGTCGTACCCAGCCGACGCCGGAGACGGCGAAAAGAGCCGTGACGGCGAGGGCCAGTCGACCGGAGCCGACGACGGCGACCGCGCTGTCCTGCCTGCGAAGACCACCCCGCTCCAGTTCGCCGCCGTCTCGTCGCCAGGCGGCGTCCTCGGTGCTGAGGCGTCGGGAGTCGGGACGGTGGCGCGTCGCGTCGTCCAGGACTCCCGCGGCGGCGAGCTGGCCGAGCAGGGCCAGGAAGGCGGTCGGATGTCCGCCCGAGGCGATGCACTCCCGCAGGAGCTCTTCGGTGGTGAACTCCCCGTCCAGCCGCTCTACTCTGGCGGCCAGCGTCGGCGCCACCCCGTCGACCAGCACGGCTCGCCGGGTGTCGGTGCCGAACTGCAGGCACTGGTCGTCGCGGCGGAGGGGGTCGAATCCCGGAACCAGCCGGGGGCGCTCGGGCAGCAGGCCGTCGGCGCGGAGCGTGCTCATGGACTTAACGATTAGCAGCGGGACGGGGCCCGGTGGTAACGGCTGTCCACAGGCCTCGGCGCTGCCGAGCCGCCGACGGAGGGCCTGCCGTCGACAGAGAACGTCGGGAGGAGCGGACGCAGGGCGGCGCCCCTCCCGACCGGCGGCCGGGTCAGGCTGCCTTCCCGAGGATTCTGGTCATCTTCGTACCGCAGACCGGGCAGATGCCCTTGGCCATGCGTCGGTTGTTGGACTCCTCGACCCTGCCCTCGAAGTCGCGCTTCGCGCGGCATTTGACGCAGTAGCCGTTGTAGGTCTCGGCCACGATTGCCTCCCTTGCTCGCTGTGCCCGTGCACGCGGTGCCCGCCGCGTGCCTGCGCCTGGTGCGGCGTCGGGCGAGAACCAGGCGCCACGCTACCTGTGCGTGGATGCTCAACCGCGCATGTGGGGTGTCGCGTGTCAAGTTTGAGCAGGTCACAAGGGCCGTGACCAAACAAGCATTCGGTCGAATGTCACAGTTGGTCGCCGCCTTTCACTCTCGCGGGCTCGGCAGGCTCCTTCGAAGGGATGGCGCGTAGCGACGCGATGACCTCCCGTCACCGACGTCTGCCCGGTCGCAGCGTGGCTCGCGCCACGGTCCCGGCGGGGACGCCACGCCGGGCGCATACCGTATGCGACGTGGGAGAGCCGCAGGTCGAGGTGCGCCGCAGTGCGAGGCGCCGCCGCACGGTCACCGCCTATCGGGAGGGCGAGCGCGTCATCGTGCTGCTGCCCGCCAGGATGTCGCGGGCCGAGGAGGAGCACTGGGTCGCCGAGATGCTGGGGCGACTCCGCCGCAGCGAGACGCGACGACGGTCGCCTGCCCGCGCCTCGGACACGGCGCTGCTGACCCGCTGTCGTGAGCTGATGCGCCGTCATCTGCCGGAATGCCCGGAGCCCTCGTCGATTCGCTGGGTGCCGTCGATGCGTACCCGCTGGGCCTCCTGCACGCCGAGCGAGGGGACGATCCGGATCGGCGAGCGGCTTCGCGAGGTCCCGAGCTGGGTGCTGGACTACGTGCTGATCCACGAGCTGACCCATCTGCTGGTGCCCGGTCACGGCCCGGACTTCTGGGCGCTGGTGCACCGCTATCCGCGCGCCGAACGGGCGGTCGGCTATCTGGAGGGCCTGGCAGCCGCCGCAGGCTGGGACGTCTCGGGAGACGACGAGCAGCTTCCGTCGGAGGCCTGACCGGCGGCTCCAGCGGCGCCAACTGCCCCGATCCGCCACTCGATCAGGTGGGTGGCGGCCCGAGGCGAGGTGGATTCATGTCTTGCGCGGTGGTTTCACGCCGATCGGGCGGGTCGTGGCGGGCCGAGGGCCGGGCGCGGACCGAGAAGAGCGCTTCGGCGGGCCAAACGGGCGTTCTTGCCCACCCGATCACGAAGGTTCGTCGCCGAATCGCAGGTCGCGGAGACACCGGTGCGAACCGTCGTCGTCGCGGTGAGCGGAAGGAGAACGCGGCGGCCGGGCGGGCGCCGGATCACTCCTGCGCGGGATCTCGACAGAGATCAACCGGTCGAGTGCACTCACCCCGGGGCAGTCTGGCACCGGTGGGAGATCCGACGGGAGGCCCAGCAGGCCATGAGCCGGGCCGAGCCGACGCCGGGCCGAGCCGACGAAGCCGGTGCAGCGCGCACGGCGGGACGTCCGCCCGCGCCCCGAGTCCGGGACGGGCTCTGCGCGGCTGTCTGACGAGCGTTCCCGTGTCGCCGCGGTCGTTGCCCCGGTCGTCTCCTCGGTTCAGCGAACCGGCTCGGTGCCGGTTCAACCGACCATCGTCCGACTCTCGCAGGCGGCGACGACGCGGATGCCACTCGGAGCGAACAGCTCGGCTCCCCGGTCGCGATGCCTCGGGCGGCAGACTGCTCGTCCGGACCGCGCCGGTCAGCGGCCTGCGAACGGCCGCCCGTCGTCGCCGGGATGGCGATGCCGACGCCGAGCCGTCGGGGCCACCGAAACCGTCCCGGCCGACCGCTCGACGCAGGCGGCGCCGCCGGGATCGTGTGCAGCCTCCCGATCACCAGGATGCCGAGCCGTTGCGCTGCCGTTCCGACGTCGTCAGTGCTCGGGGACCGAGAGCGGTGGTCGGACGCGGCCGGGGAGGATCGGGCGAGGCGAACGACACGTGGTGCCCTAGTCCGAGGTCACTTGTCGGAGTCATCCTCGGAATCGGGCCTGCTCCGCGGCGTGTCGCCCTCCGAGCTGCCCGCGCTCGACCCGCCTGCCCCGGACCCGCCCGCATCGCTCGAGGAGCCGGACTCGGACTCCTTCTTGCGGCGGGCGGCCTCCAACGCGGCGAGCGGGTCGTCCAGCTCGCCTCGGTGGGCGCCGAAGCGCTCGACGAACTCCACCGGCTCGGTGAGGTCCTCGGCCGTCGGCAGCAGGTCCGGGTGATCCCAGAGCGCGTCCCTGGCCTCCTTGCCGTGCCGGTCGGACAGGCCGCGCCAGAGCGTCGCCGCCGCCCGGAGCTGTCGGGGACGCAGGTCGAGCCCGACGAGGGTCGCGAAGGTCTGTTCGGCGGGGCCGCCGCTGGCGCGTCGCCGCCGCAGCGTCTCGCGCAGTGCGTCCGCACCGGGCAGCCGCTCGCCGACCGCATCGCCCACGACGACGTCGATCCAGCCCTCGACCAGCGCGAGCAGGGTCTCCAGCCGCACCAGGGCCTGCTCCTGGGCGGGCGTCCGCTCGGGTTCGAGCAGCCCGGAGCGCATCGCCTCCTCCAGCGAGGCCGGATTGCTCGGGTCGATCTTGGTGGCGAGATCCTCCATCGCGGAGACGTCGACCCGGATGCCCTGGGAGAACTCCTCCACGGCGCCGAAGAGGCCCTGCCGCAGCCACGAGACGTGGGTGAACAGCCGGTGGTGCGCCGCCTCGCGGGCGGCCAGGAAGACCAGGACCTCGTGCGCCGGGCGTTCCAGCCCGCCGGTGAATCGCTCGATGTTGGCGGGCAGCAGCGCCGCGACGCCCTCCTTGCCCAGGGGAAGCCCGATCTCGGTGGCGCTGAGCACCTCGGCGCCGAGCTGGCCGAGTGCGCCGCCGAGCTGCGAGCCGTAGGCCATGCCGCCCATCTGCCCGAGCATGTTGAGCAGCGGGCCCGCAGCCTGCTTCGCCTCGTCCGGCAGCGTCTCGACCCAGGCGGAGGAGATGCGCTGCACCACCGGGTCGCACAGCCGCTGCCAGGTGGGCAGCGTCTGTTCCACCCACTGCTTCGCCGACCAGACCTCGACCAGCCGCGCCCCCACGGGCAGCGTGGTCGACTCGTCCAGCCACAGTTCGGCCAGCCGCACTGCGTCACTCGCGGCGGTGCGCTGCGCCGAGGTCGGCGTCTCCCGGCGGCCCTGCGAGTCGAGGTGCTGGAAGGCCAGCTGCTTGGCCAGGTCGTAGTTCACCGGGCCGCCGCCGCCCTGGGACGCCTGGCTGAACATCTGTCCGAGCTGACTGAACATCTGCCCGAGCTGGTTCATGTCGAAGCCGGGCGGCATCCCCCCCGGCGGCATCCCGGGTGGCATGCCGCCAGGGGGCATCCCGGGCGGCATTCCGCCTGCGAAGCCGAACGGGTTCGCGCCTGAATTCCCGTCGGGGCGCTCGGAGGGCTTGTTGCGGTCCCCCCGGTCCTCGGGATCCGGCGGATTGAACCCAAACGGCAGATCGGTCATACCCCCACGGTACGCGGCGGGTCGTCGGCGTACGCGAGGAGAGGACGCACGCGGATCAGCCCGTGGCGAACACCGAACCGAAGACTCCGGTCA
The Actinoalloteichus fjordicus DNA segment above includes these coding regions:
- a CDS encoding ABC1 kinase family protein, which gives rise to MNDLPRRTVQRTAKLASLPLNAAGRVAAGWGRRLAGRSAEEVNADVTAKTAEQIFAVLGQLKGGAMKFGQALSVFEAAVPDEMAEPYREALTKLQSAAPPMPAKSVHRVLAEQLGSRWSTRFAEFDDEAAAAASIGQVHRATWHDGREVAVKVQYPGADEALLADLRQLQRFSRLFQMLVPGTEVKPLLAELQARMAEELDYRGEADNQRRFAAGFEDDEHVLIPHVIASAPKVVVSEWVEGTPFASIIRDGSQKDRDQAGQMLSLFHFSSPARTGLLHGDPHPGNFMLQADGRICVLDFGAVARLPDGLPRTLGRMVRLALEQRSDDLLDLLRAENFVQPDRELLAEDVLAYLAPFVEPLTSEVFHFTRPWLQKQAERVSNLQGSDFRTGRSLNLPPDYLITHRVTLGATGILCQLGARVPARQIVTAWQPGFAEQS
- a CDS encoding ThiF family adenylyltransferase, whose translation is MSTLRADGLLPERPRLVPGFDPLRRDDQCLQFGTDTRRAVLVDGVAPTLAARVERLDGEFTTEELLRECIASGGHPTAFLALLGQLAAAGVLDDATRHRPDSRRLSTEDAAWRRDGGELERGGLRRQDSAVAVVGSGRLALAVTALFAVSGVGWVRPQPSGQVTPEDIGLPLTEDTVGRDRAETARTMVERLAAGTRTTALTARRRPDLVLLTDSLVPDPAVVAELVVERTPHLLVTVAEGGMVGPLVVPGRSSCLECADRHRCVADPQWPVLATQLAGRTQRTDAAGTSAVAALAVAQSLLFLHGRTAAAPPSVWNAAVEIDPFSARLRRHPRPPHPDCPCGARGFTDRCPGVRIDRFPNQPPRRAAFTPEIARE
- a CDS encoding DUF5679 domain-containing protein; the protein is MAETYNGYCVKCRAKRDFEGRVEESNNRRMAKGICPVCGTKMTRILGKAA
- a CDS encoding DUF418 domain-containing protein encodes the protein MSDTSIATGRPAARTARVSTVDAVRGLALCGILVTNIPQIILMPRMVDGEPLPIPTVLELTAHQRFFPIFAFLFGLSFALFLDSAERRTEGGRRLLPTVRRLIALAVLGLVHQQFQPGEALLTYAIVGAVVLVPASLLPRPLVLVGGLAGTLLPVSIFGGGVLLVPGLFLLGMATARYGIVHTLARRGRALAVLCLGAAIVAAVALPIQAGDLMNSGFNASSGIAGVALAVVYVTGLLLLLRTPLGAGLSAVFTPLGRMALTNYLSATALILLAAGPLDLSNSTRWGVMLLLALGILVVQCAASSWWLRRFAYGPLEWIWRCVTWWEIVPNRRVAG
- a CDS encoding TetR/AcrR family transcriptional regulator, translating into MPRTKEQYEALRVASLEKVQAAAVSLFARRGFAATSMRDIARVAGISTGLIYRHYETKEELFGALVDVAAVGLHRVVEQFDSDDSPAELLAEFTRLFLADLTGDGAFAEFFLIMNQAFVTQDESPQLRRLRAEHVLMVDAVIALIGRGQDLGEFTSGDPAELASCYLAALSGLTTMRLVPGTPLVVPTPSTLLSLLIR
- a CDS encoding GNAT family N-acetyltransferase, encoding MIEVIPAVELGQNSRRTIAEIYSDAFRDDFAYFSKDLGVLADAFEHMMVPELFYVALIDGTPAGITACTDGRQQCVTLDGRQLRRHFGLVKGSIASAVFAREFSTAVPNMTPSSASLEFVGTAAAYRGRGVAKAILHHLLALPQYDDYRLEYISDINAPALGLYTKLGFTEYRRKKVRHTRMTGINHYISMKLVQS
- a CDS encoding WhiB family transcriptional regulator; translation: MSTATVSLARDVLPGPRESDSSVVGMGDLLVAVPDDETELPCRVQDPDLWFAENPAELARAKQLCETCPIMAACLAGALARREPWGVWGGEIFERGSVIAKKRPRGRPRKADSPIITGKGAAA
- a CDS encoding M48 metallopeptidase family protein → MGEPQVEVRRSARRRRTVTAYREGERVIVLLPARMSRAEEEHWVAEMLGRLRRSETRRRSPARASDTALLTRCRELMRRHLPECPEPSSIRWVPSMRTRWASCTPSEGTIRIGERLREVPSWVLDYVLIHELTHLLVPGHGPDFWALVHRYPRAERAVGYLEGLAAAAGWDVSGDDEQLPSEA
- a CDS encoding ATP-dependent DNA helicase UvrD2, with the protein product MGGQQEPASGLDPEQRAAVLAPRGPVCVLAGAGTGKTRTITRRIAYLVRQGHVAPGQVLAVTFTKRAAAEMRTRLRALDATGVQALTFHAAALRQLRYFWPRVIGDDQWRLLDSKLPVVAQAARRAGAGTDRETLRDLASEIEWSKASLITPEDYPAAVARVHRATPAPAEQVVAVYATYERLKNEASALDFDDLLLHTAAVMEEHGDVAEEFRDRYRSFVVDEYQDVTPLQQRVLNAWLGERDDLTVVGDANQTIYSFAGASARPLLDFPRRFPEAAVIRLERDYRSTPEIVSLANRVIEMARNRPAGSRLRLIGQRPSGPPPAFTEHDDESAEAAAVARRIKNLLAAGTSAGEIAILFRVNAQSEVYEQALSEADIPYQVRGGERFFARPEVRQAMAALRTDGALSEDRPLPVRVRAVLARLGLGEQPPEGGAARERWESLRALAELAEETASIAPETDLARFVIELDMRAEARHPPAMEGVTLASLHAAKGLEWDAVFLVGLAEGTLPIHQADGDDAAVEEERRLFYVGVTRARHHLSLSWALARAEGGRRYRRRSRFLYGLVPEDHPSSSIGRASAGRVSSRAEAARCRVCASALTATMAIKLGRCEHCPADLDQDLLDRLRAWRGDRARKLGVPGFVVLTDATLTAIAEQRPSDVAALVRIPGIGATKLDRFGGEVISLVLGAGAGS